A single window of Gossypium hirsutum isolate 1008001.06 chromosome A10, Gossypium_hirsutum_v2.1, whole genome shotgun sequence DNA harbors:
- the LOC107897806 gene encoding zinc finger protein ZAT12, with amino-acid sequence MKRSFASEMENNLALANCLMLLSQGRNQYDHTIFNDSNDNNPTRVFECKTCNRQFASFQALGGHRASHKKPKLLDGSSTENQPPAKPKTHECSICGLEFSIGQALGGHMRRHRGGVSENHHQYGPLSSSSSSQEMVTTPIVKKSNSRRVLCLDLNLTPLENDWELFKLGKAALPIDCFF; translated from the coding sequence ATGAAGAGAAGCTTTGCTAGTGAAATGGAGAACAATTTAGCTTTAGCAAATTGTTTGATGCTCCTTTCACAAGGAAGAAACCAATATGATCATACCATCTTTAACGATAGCAACGACAATAACCCTACTAGGGTTTTCGAGTGCAAAACATGTAACCGACAGTTCGCTTCGTTCCAAGCTCTAGGTGGTCATCGAGCGAGCCACAAGAAACCAAAGTTGCTTGATGGCAGTTCAACGGAGAACCAACCACCGGCGAAGCCTAAGACGCACGAGTGTTCGATCTGCGGGCTCGAGTTCTCGATCGGACAAGCCTTGGGAGGACATATGAGGAGGCATAGGGGTGGTGTGAGTGAAAACCACCATCAATATGGACCTTTGAGTTCGTCTTCCTCGTCTCAAGAGATGGTGACGACACCAATTGTGAAGAAATCGAATAGCAGAAGGGTTTTGTGCTTGGATTTGAACTTGACTCCATTGGAAAATGACTGGGAATTGTTTAAGCTTGGCAAAGCAGCTCTACCAATAGATTGTTTCTTCTAA
- the LOC107897805 gene encoding labd-13Z-ene-9,15,16-triol synthase, chloroplastic: MSNFYVKVSNSWLPGRDGLAAFTITEVATTLAVATLVIIYFSRLVKKFIIKTKPPPLPPGPPGLPILGHLLFIKPDFLQYVTKQSKIHGPIIKLQLGRKVYVIISSPSIAKQILKDHDAIFANRDVPAAAVTGTYGGLDILWRPNGRGLHKLRKLIVREIMSKEGLDSCYEFRRREIRHTVKNILGKIGLPINLSEQIFLTMLSVTISMLWGGSLNGEEAKLGLEFKDRVEEFVGLFGEPNASDIFPVLKPLDLQGIESKTKKHMSWFYGFFESVIEQRTKLGEGPKMAGSKDFLQQLLELNQRGDAKTSISIKEIKALLLDMIIGSTDTTSTTMEWAMTELLRHPNKLQRVTEELDAIIGDQTSVEESHLPRLLYLEAVVKETFRIHPPAPLLFPHMSSETTVIAGYTIPKNSSIFFNVWAIQRNAEFWKDPLRFAPERFLKDTEKRNYTGNSFHFFPFGSGRRICVGIPLAEKIMMQILATLLHYFEWELPNGRKPDVKEKLQLVLSKAEPLLVVPVAHLSNFMQYE; encoded by the exons ATGTCCAACTTCTACGTTAAGGTCAGCAATAGCTGGTTGCCCGGCCGCGACGGACTTGCTGCGTTCACTATTACCGAAGTGGCAACCACTCTCGCTGTGGCGACGCTAGTAATTATCTATTTCTCACGGTTGGTTAAGAAATTCATCATCAAAACCAAGCCTCCGCCGCTGCCGCCAGGCCCGCCAGGCTTGCCAATACTCGGCCACCTCCTTTTCATCAAACCCGATTTCCTCCAGTATGTAACCAAACAATCCAAAATCCATGGCCCTATCATCAAGCTTCAGTTGGGAAGAAAAGTTTACGTCATCATAAGCTCACCATCAATCGCCAAACAAATCCTCAAAGACCACGACGCCATCTTCGCCAACCGCGATGTTCCGGCGGCGGCCGTGACCGGAACCTACGGCGGACTCGATATCCTGTGGAGACCCAATGGCCGAGGATTACACAAGCTGCGTAAGCTCATCGTGCGAGAAATAATGAGCAAAGAAGGCCTCGATTCCTGCTACGAGTTTCGACGACGAGAGATCCGGCATACGGTGAAGAATATCCTTGGGAAAATTGGGTTACCCATCAACCTCAGCGAACAAATATTCTTAACAATGCTGAGCGTTACAATCAGCATGCTATGGGGTGGTTCGTTGAACGGAGAAGAAGCGAAGCTTGGGCTTGAATTTAAGGATCGAGTAGAGGAATTTGTGGGGTTGTTCGGAGAACCCAACGCTTCTGATATTTTCCCGGTGCTGAAGCCATTGGATTTGCAAGGAATTGAATCCAAAACCAAGAAGCATATGTCGTGGTTTTATGGGTTTTTTGAATCGGTGATAGAGCAGCGAACGAAGCTCGGAGAGGGACCAAAAATGGCGGGCAGCAAGGATTTTTTGCAGCAATTGTTGGAACTAAACCAAAGAGGAGATGCCAAAACTTCAATATCCATCAAGGAAATAAAGGCTTTGCTGCTG GATATGATAATTGGCAGTACAGACACAACATCTACAACAATGGAATGGGCGATGACGGAATTACTACGGCACCCAAATAAACTACAAAGAGTCACCGAGGAATTGGATGCAATAATTGGGGACCAAACCAGCGTTGAAGAGTCCCATCTTCCTCGCTTGCTCTACTTAGAAGCAGTGGTGAAAGAAACGTTTCGAATTCACCCACCGGCTCCCTTGTTATTTCCGCACATGTCAAGCGAGACCACAGTCATAGCTGGTTACACCATCCCTAAAAATTCCAGTATTTTCTTCAATGTGTGGGCAATACAAAGGAACGCTGAGTTCTGGAAAGACCCTCTTCGATTCGCGCCAGAGAGGTTCTTGAAAGACACTGAGAAAAGGAATTATACAGGAAATAGTTTCCATTTTTTCCCGTTTGGATCTGGGAGAAGGATTTGTGTTGGGATTCCATTGGCAGAGAAAATTATGATGCAGATTTTGGCGACATTGTTGCATTATTTCGAATGGGAATTGCCAAATGGGAGAAAACCTGATGTAAAAGAGAAGCTACAATTGGTGTTGTCGAAGGCGGAGCCGCTTCTTGTTGTGCCCGTTGCGCATTTATCTAATTTTATGCAATACGAATAA